The DNA region CGTGCTCGGCCGCAAAGGCATCGCCGCGATAGTCCGGCGGAAAGTTGCTGCCAGTGTAGAAGGTCAGGCCGAGCGAGGCCGAATGGGCCTGCAGCAGCACGTCGGGGATCGTCACCTTGTCTATCAGATCCGGTCGCTCGCCGGCATGCGCGGGGTCTTCGTTGGCGCCGATATAGTACCAGGGCCAGCCATAGAACGCGCCCTCGCGGACCCGCGTCACGTAGTCGGGCACCAGATTGTCGCCGTGGCCGTCGCGCTCATTGGTCGAGCACCACGGCGTGCCGCTGCCGGGCTGGATCGCAAGCCCGACGCAGTTGCGGATGCCGGTGGCGAACAGTTTTTGGTTCTTGCCGTCGGGGTCGAAGGCGAGCACGGCGGCGCGGTCGGTCTCGGCGCCCCAGGCGGCGCCGAGCGCGTGGTCGCGGCTCCACGCCTCGATGCCATCAGGCGGCCGCCCGAGCCCCTCGCCTGCGTTACCGGCGGAGCCGACCGACACCAGCATGCGCTTGTCGTCGGGCGTGAACACGATGTCGCGGGTGGAATGGCCGTAGCCGTGCGGCAGCTGCGCAACGATGGTCTCGGGTTTGCCGGACGCCTTGAGATCCCCGCTGTGATAGGCAAAGCGGACGACGCTGTCGGTGTTGGCGACGTAGAGCCATTGCGGATCGTCGCCGCTCGGGAAGAACGCGATGCCGAACGGCCGGTTCAGGCCGCTCGCAAAGACCTCGTTGGTGGCAGACCTCGTGGCACCGGCGGCGCTGCGCAGGATGCGGATGCGTCCGGTGCCGGTTTCGACAACAAAGATGTCGCCGTTGGGCGCGGTGCGGATGATCCGCGGCCCGCTCAGCCCGCTGGCGAACAGCTCGATCTTGAAGCCCGCCGGCACCTGCGGAATCGCCGATGCCGGACGCGGCATGACGCGGGACGCATTGCTGCTGGAGGCCGTCGCGCCGGGTTTCGGCAGGTCCTGCGGCGTGATCAGGCGGACCGTACCCGGCTTGTCGCGCTGCCAGTCGCCGAAGGCGTCTGCGCCCTTCAGCACAGGCTCGGCGGCCGCAGCCGATGCGATGAGGCAGGCGGCGCAGCCTGCAATGAAGACATTTCGCTGGTTCGGCATCATGCATTCCCGACACGCGACGGTCCGATCGCTTGCCAATATCTAGCCGAGCCGCCCCTTCAACTCATCTCACAATCGCGCTGACGTCGTCACCCGACTTGTGAACTGACCACGGGCTTGCGGTCCTGCGTGGGTATTTCGCGGAACGGCGGGGAATCCGAGGAGAGCACCGCGCGCAGCGGGACAGTGAGGCGACAGATCAGGCCTTCGCTGCGCCAATCGAAATCGGCGTGCCCGCCGAGCTGGGTCTCGATGCTGGCGATCACGCTCCTTGTGCCAAAACCCTTTTGCGTCGGCGTCGTCACCCTGGGCCCGCCGGATTCTACCCAGGCCAGGATCAGCGTTTCGCTCGCCACTTCCCAGGTGATCGCGAGCCGGCCGGCCAGTGCGGACAGGCTGCCATATTTTGCGGAGTTGGTGACAAGCTCGTGCAGCGCAAGTGCGAGCGTCTGTGCGGTCGCAGGCTGCAGCTGCACCTCCGCACCGTCGATCTGGATCTGTCCGGCCTCGGAGTAAGGCGCGACCTCCTCGCTCACCAGCCGCCGGATTTCGGCGCCCTGCCAGCTCGACAGCGACAGCACGGTGTGGACCCGCGCCAGCGCGGTGATGCGCCCCTCGACCGCCCGCACATAGGCATT from Bradyrhizobium genosp. L includes:
- a CDS encoding PQQ-dependent sugar dehydrogenase, whose amino-acid sequence is MPNQRNVFIAGCAACLIASAAAAEPVLKGADAFGDWQRDKPGTVRLITPQDLPKPGATASSSNASRVMPRPASAIPQVPAGFKIELFASGLSGPRIIRTAPNGDIFVVETGTGRIRILRSAAGATRSATNEVFASGLNRPFGIAFFPSGDDPQWLYVANTDSVVRFAYHSGDLKASGKPETIVAQLPHGYGHSTRDIVFTPDDKRMLVSVGSAGNAGEGLGRPPDGIEAWSRDHALGAAWGAETDRAAVLAFDPDGKNQKLFATGIRNCVGLAIQPGSGTPWCSTNERDGHGDNLVPDYVTRVREGAFYGWPWYYIGANEDPAHAGERPDLIDKVTIPDVLLQAHSASLGLTFYTGSNFPPDYRGDAFAAEHGSWNRSRRTGYKVIRIRLKDGVPTGQYEDFVTGFVVGDNEVWGRPVGVTVAQDGALLVSEDGNGTIWRISHD